One genomic region from Rosa rugosa chromosome 1, drRosRugo1.1, whole genome shotgun sequence encodes:
- the LOC133726392 gene encoding gibberellin-regulated protein 6-like → MATVKFVAALILSLLAISMLQTMVMANHGHGGHHKGNNQYGPGSLKSYQCPSQCTRRCSQTQYHKPCMFFCQKCCSKCLCVPPGYYGNKAVCPCYNNWKTKEGGPKCP, encoded by the exons ATGGCCACAGTCAAGTTTGTTGCTGCTTTGATCTTGTCACTCCTTGCAATCTCCATGCTCCAAACCATG GTTATGGCAAACCATGGCCATGGAGGTCACCACAAAGGCAAT AATCAATATGGACCAGGGAGTCTCAAGAGCTACC AATGCCCATCACAGTGCACAAGGAGGTGCAGCCAGACCCAATACCACAAGCCCTGCATGTTTTTCTGCCAGAAATGCTGCAGCAAGTGCCTGTGTGTGCCTCCAGGGTATTATGGAAACAAGGCTGTGTGCCCTTGCTACAACAACTGGAAGACCAAGGAAGGAGGACCAAAATGCCCTTGA